A window of the Rhizobium viscosum genome harbors these coding sequences:
- a CDS encoding RES family NAD+ phosphorylase, which produces MTVPLPPADLHSRNPKMVSIPVGFNLHRFYTAIYEPVFFDRSTSGRFNAPDGSFGVLYVAQLVNGAFSETFLRSPGNTLIDSAFLRRKGYVRLETVSPLKLIDLTGPGLALVGATAEVPHSGLHYDAPQAWSKALFDHPVKADGIAYHSRHDDTEICYAIFERAGAALVEVFRELDLDEDWFWDIGARYGVGLAP; this is translated from the coding sequence GTGACCGTCCCTCTGCCACCTGCAGATTTGCATAGCCGCAATCCCAAGATGGTCTCGATCCCCGTGGGGTTTAACCTGCATCGGTTCTACACGGCAATCTATGAACCGGTCTTCTTCGACCGATCAACGAGTGGTCGCTTCAACGCTCCCGATGGTTCATTCGGCGTGCTCTATGTGGCGCAACTGGTCAACGGGGCATTTTCAGAGACGTTCCTGCGTTCCCCGGGAAACACATTGATCGATAGTGCCTTCTTGAGACGCAAAGGCTATGTTCGACTTGAGACGGTGTCGCCGCTAAAACTGATCGATCTGACCGGGCCGGGCCTTGCGCTTGTTGGAGCGACGGCCGAAGTCCCTCATTCGGGGCTTCACTATGATGCACCTCAAGCCTGGTCGAAGGCGCTATTCGACCATCCTGTGAAGGCGGATGGAATTGCCTATCATTCACGCCACGATGACACGGAAATTTGCTACGCGATTTTTGAGCGCGCGGGAGCAGCTCTCGTGGAGGTCTTTCGCGAGCTGGACCTTGATGAGGATTGGTTCTGGGACATCGGGGCTCGCTATGGGGTTGGCTTGGCGCCGTAG
- a CDS encoding 3'-5' exonuclease, whose protein sequence is MDSQLDMFSKAPLPVVEKVSARVVLRRPPQTSAMSDEDMARKLQESGNYRILRKLVARPVVTVRRPQFSGLGVVLDTETTGLNHRTDEIIEIGAVAFTFNDDGVIGDVIGVYGGLQQPSMPIPPEITRLTGITDAMVEGQVIDIQSLRRLTEPADLIIAHNAGFDRPFCDAFSPVFSGKAWACSVSEIDWSARGFEGTKLGYLIGQAGYFHEGHRAVDDCFALLEILDQQQADEESPFNELYRASQQSRVRIFAEHSPFDMKDHLKARGYRWSDGSDGRPKSWWIEVDEDDLNEELRYLRSDIYQWDEADPPILHLTAFDRFKA, encoded by the coding sequence ATGGATTCGCAGCTCGACATGTTTTCGAAGGCGCCGCTTCCTGTGGTGGAAAAAGTGAGCGCGCGCGTGGTGCTGCGTCGGCCACCGCAGACCAGCGCGATGTCCGACGAAGACATGGCGCGGAAACTTCAAGAGAGCGGAAACTATCGCATCCTCAGGAAGCTCGTCGCCCGGCCTGTCGTCACGGTTAGGCGGCCCCAATTCTCCGGTTTGGGGGTGGTTCTCGACACGGAGACCACGGGTCTCAATCACCGCACCGACGAGATCATCGAGATCGGTGCAGTCGCCTTTACCTTCAATGATGATGGAGTGATCGGCGATGTCATCGGTGTCTATGGCGGCTTGCAGCAGCCGTCCATGCCAATTCCGCCCGAGATCACGCGGCTGACGGGAATCACGGACGCGATGGTCGAGGGGCAGGTGATCGATATCCAGTCCCTGCGTAGGCTGACTGAACCGGCAGACCTGATCATCGCCCACAATGCCGGCTTTGACCGGCCGTTCTGCGATGCGTTCTCCCCCGTCTTTTCCGGCAAGGCGTGGGCTTGCTCGGTTTCGGAGATCGATTGGAGCGCCCGTGGCTTCGAGGGAACGAAGCTCGGCTACCTCATAGGCCAGGCCGGCTACTTTCATGAGGGCCACCGCGCTGTGGACGACTGCTTTGCGCTTCTTGAGATCCTCGATCAGCAGCAGGCAGACGAAGAAAGTCCCTTCAACGAACTATACCGCGCCAGCCAGCAATCGCGTGTTCGCATTTTTGCTGAGCACAGTCCGTTCGACATGAAGGACCATCTGAAGGCGAGGGGCTATCGCTGGTCGGACGGCAGCGACGGTCGCCCTAAATCCTGGTGGATCGAAGTCGATGAAGACGATCTCAACGAGGAGCTTCGCTATCTTCGCTCGGACATTTACCAATGGGACGAAGCGGACCCGCCGATTTTGCACCTGACGGCCTTCGATCGGTTCAAAGCCTGA
- a CDS encoding ROK family protein — protein MSPEDFAIGIDVGGTNMRAARISPSGAILKKRSIAGSRDPAVAIGLIKDLVRGMDGDGARAIGVGIPGRVDGWSGEIISGGFLNLSGVDLKHELSTTFGRSTLVANDCSMALIGESRRGAAKGLRNAVMMTIGTGIGGAVMESGQIVNGRRCAGQLGHLVVNIGGQPCPCGQRGCIETESSGTSLGRHLYEAGYGSDIRFEHLLQQAEAGDEPAIGVMRAWGGPLRAAINTLSAAFDPDVVVLGGGMGEAAIRSLGFLPKLETWYDADVRLAELGDDAGVIGCGLAALDLASHSPRGTGKRLVMVNGVPASGKSGLSHALCKETGWPLLSLDTVKNPFLELIESVDRPFNRILGRASYKAIFSSVAEAAPGSTFIVDAWFGFQPVEVLREHIAMAGITEVVELWCHAPPEVIGDRYKNRSGQRLAGHPGLAYVPELIELAKRAEPSRLGPTLEVDTTIPIEMASVLTWVIDTFEQKLGASST, from the coding sequence ATGTCTCCTGAAGATTTTGCAATCGGCATCGACGTCGGCGGCACGAATATGCGGGCAGCGAGAATCTCTCCATCCGGGGCGATTCTCAAGAAGCGCTCGATAGCGGGTAGTCGCGACCCTGCGGTTGCCATCGGGCTTATCAAGGACCTCGTCCGTGGGATGGACGGTGATGGCGCTCGCGCCATCGGCGTCGGAATACCGGGTCGTGTCGACGGTTGGTCCGGCGAAATCATCTCAGGAGGCTTTCTCAATCTTTCGGGCGTGGACCTGAAGCATGAACTGTCAACGACCTTTGGCCGCTCAACCCTGGTCGCCAACGATTGCAGCATGGCACTCATTGGCGAGTCGAGACGGGGAGCGGCCAAGGGTCTTCGCAACGCTGTGATGATGACCATCGGCACCGGAATTGGCGGCGCGGTCATGGAAAGCGGGCAAATTGTGAACGGCAGGAGGTGCGCCGGACAACTCGGTCATCTCGTCGTAAATATCGGAGGGCAACCCTGCCCCTGTGGCCAGCGTGGATGTATCGAGACAGAGTCTTCCGGCACCTCCTTGGGGCGACATCTCTACGAGGCGGGATACGGCTCGGACATCCGGTTCGAACACCTGCTCCAGCAAGCCGAGGCAGGCGATGAGCCGGCAATTGGTGTCATGCGAGCGTGGGGCGGTCCGCTGCGGGCGGCAATCAATACCCTATCGGCTGCATTCGACCCCGATGTTGTCGTCCTTGGAGGCGGCATGGGCGAAGCTGCGATCCGATCGCTCGGCTTCCTCCCCAAACTGGAAACCTGGTATGATGCCGATGTTCGCCTTGCCGAACTTGGTGACGATGCCGGCGTAATCGGATGTGGCCTTGCCGCACTCGATCTCGCTTCACATTCGCCTCGGGGAACCGGCAAGCGCCTCGTGATGGTGAACGGCGTGCCTGCATCGGGAAAGAGTGGGCTATCGCACGCGCTCTGCAAGGAAACCGGCTGGCCGCTGCTCTCTCTCGACACAGTCAAGAACCCTTTTTTGGAGCTCATCGAAAGTGTCGACCGCCCGTTCAATCGCATCCTGGGGAGGGCCAGCTACAAAGCCATATTCTCTTCCGTTGCAGAGGCGGCCCCGGGCTCGACGTTCATCGTCGACGCATGGTTCGGATTCCAGCCCGTGGAAGTGCTTCGCGAGCATATCGCCATGGCCGGCATCACGGAGGTCGTTGAACTCTGGTGTCACGCTCCACCAGAGGTCATCGGCGATCGTTACAAAAACAGGAGCGGGCAGCGCCTTGCCGGGCATCCAGGTTTGGCATATGTGCCGGAACTCATAGAGCTTGCGAAGCGTGCCGAACCCAGTCGACTTGGTCCGACACTCGAAGTCGACACAACCATACCGATCGAAATGGCCTCGGTCCTGACATGGGTCATAGATACGTTCGAACAGAAGCTGGGCGCTTCCTCGACCTGA
- a CDS encoding gluconeogenesis factor YvcK family protein has product MKRIVLFSGGSACRAINIALCGKAQLTRIVPAWDSGGSSKIIRERIGLLAVGDLRQALMTMAHGEGRAGDVVKICNARLSSNLGKDEALSEFLFYSQGRHPLLERMEPGLRGAILNYLKTFSSTVGNDFDFRNGSIGNFILAGATLAHNGDVNTAVFVFRKLCSIEGDVWASSLDSDLTLSATLKNGKRVDRQDVITKLSEEDAKVGIAEIELSTASGTPPTANTAVIEALARADLIAFGPGSFYTSLLPHLHIAEIADALADVRCPRVWIGNVLQCRETTDRSLGDLLQGVEALWARVQPQQGRLLTHALENRVLFPFEKTVGAFSYLSHGPSSNETYEAITGEYEDAWSRGQHDGQAIANVLLDLASRQSATTK; this is encoded by the coding sequence TTGAAACGCATTGTCCTGTTTTCCGGCGGTAGCGCCTGTCGCGCGATCAACATTGCTTTGTGCGGCAAAGCACAACTGACCCGCATCGTACCCGCTTGGGACAGCGGCGGCAGTTCCAAGATCATCCGAGAGCGGATCGGCCTTCTCGCCGTCGGCGATCTCCGCCAGGCTCTGATGACAATGGCGCACGGTGAGGGCCGCGCTGGCGATGTCGTCAAGATCTGCAACGCTCGCCTTTCCAGTAACCTCGGCAAAGACGAGGCGCTGTCCGAGTTCCTGTTTTACTCGCAGGGCCGTCATCCGCTTCTCGAACGCATGGAACCTGGCCTACGCGGCGCGATCCTGAATTACCTGAAAACTTTCTCCTCGACAGTTGGAAACGACTTCGATTTCCGTAACGGGAGCATTGGGAATTTCATACTCGCGGGAGCCACTCTGGCCCATAACGGCGACGTCAACACGGCGGTCTTCGTGTTCCGAAAGCTCTGCAGCATCGAGGGCGATGTATGGGCGTCATCGCTGGACAGTGACCTCACGCTTAGTGCGACACTGAAAAACGGAAAACGTGTAGATAGGCAGGACGTGATTACAAAGCTGTCCGAGGAGGACGCCAAGGTCGGGATTGCGGAGATAGAGTTATCGACCGCATCGGGCACTCCCCCCACTGCGAATACGGCGGTGATTGAGGCGCTCGCGCGCGCCGACTTGATCGCGTTCGGACCTGGAAGCTTTTACACGAGCCTGCTCCCGCATCTGCACATCGCCGAGATCGCCGACGCATTGGCAGATGTCAGGTGCCCGCGGGTTTGGATCGGCAACGTCTTGCAATGCCGCGAGACCACGGATCGATCGCTGGGCGATCTTTTGCAGGGCGTCGAGGCCCTGTGGGCCAGAGTGCAGCCGCAGCAGGGCCGGCTTTTGACCCACGCCCTGGAAAATCGCGTCCTCTTTCCCTTTGAAAAAACGGTGGGCGCGTTTTCGTATCTGTCTCATGGCCCGAGCAGCAACGAGACCTACGAAGCAATCACCGGCGAATATGAGGATGCATGGAGCCGCGGACAGCACGATGGCCAGGCAATCGCCAACGTGCTGCTGGACCTCGCGTCGCGACAATCAGCAACGACGAAGTGA